The following are encoded together in the Lactuca sativa cultivar Salinas chromosome 1, Lsat_Salinas_v11, whole genome shotgun sequence genome:
- the LOC111890335 gene encoding probable glutathione S-transferase, with amino-acid sequence MGSMGESEVVLLGWRLSMFGARVKIALAEKGVKYEYKEEDLPHKSPLLLELNPAHKKIPVLIHKGRSLCESKIIVEYIDELWKSKSPLLPSDPYLRSQAKFWADYIDKVIYDVGMKFMAGPKGQEMEKARHEWFGYLKVLEGELGEKPYFMGDTFGYVDIALMSYYNHFYTYETLGDFSLKIESPKLFAWATRCMKRESVSKSLPDPHKIYDHTIVYRKSIGVQD; translated from the exons ATGGGGTCAATGGGAGAATCCGAGGTAGTGTTGTTGGGGTGGCGACTAAGCATGTTTGGTGCAAGGGTTAAAATTGCTTTGGCTGAAAAGGGCGTCAAGTATGAGTACAAAGAAGAAGACTTGCCACACAAAAGCCCTCTTCTTCTCGAGCTCAACCCGGCTCATAAAAAAATCCCAGTTTTGATTCACAAGGGAAGATCTCTATGTGAATCCAAAATCATAGTCGAGTACATTGATGAGTTGTGGAAGAGTAAATCACCATTGTTGCCTTCAGATCCTTATCTTAGATCTCAAGCCAAGTTTTGGGCTGACTATATTGATAAG GTTATATATGACGTTGGGATGAAATTCATGGCGGGTCCGAAAGGTCAAGAAATGGAAAAAGCAAGGCATGAATGGTTTGGGTACCTCAAAGTGTTGGAAGGGGAGCTTGGGGAGAAACCATATTTTATGGGTGATACTTTTGGTTATGTTGATATTGCATTGATGTCTTACTACAACCATTTTTATACATATGAGACTCTTGGAGACTTCAGTCTTAAGATAGAAAGTCCAAAGTTATTTGCTTGGGCCACAAGATGCATGAAAAGGGAGAGTGTTTCCAAGAGTCTTCCGGATCCACACAAGATTTATGATCATACAATCGTATACCGAAAGAGCATTGGCGTACAAGACTAG